In Gambusia affinis linkage group LG08, SWU_Gaff_1.0, whole genome shotgun sequence, a single window of DNA contains:
- the LOC122835258 gene encoding YY1-associated factor 2-like isoform X1, with protein MGDKKSPTRPKRQSKPFTDDGYWDCSVCTFKNSAEAFKCLMCDVRKGTSTRKPRPVAQLVAQQVNQQFASPTHPKKEKKEKSEKDKSDKDTTLKKKNQKRMSRPRLKNVDRSSAQHLEVTVGDLTVIITDFKEKVKSTSSSVSAASADQHSQSGSSSDNTERGVSRCSSPRGETSSINGETH; from the exons ATGGGAGACAAGAAGAGTCCCACAAG GCCGAAGCGGCAGTCCAAGCCGTTCACCGACGATGGGTACTGGGACTGCAGCGTGTGCACGTTTAAGAACAGCGCCGAGGCGTTCAAGTGCTTAATGTGTGATGTCAGGAAGGGAACGTCAACTCG AAAGCCACGACCCGTTGCTCAGCTTGTTGCACAGCAAGTAAATCAACAGTTCGCATCGCCGACGCATcccaaaaaagagaagaaagaaaaatcagagaagGACAAAAGTGACAAAGATAcaacactgaaaaagaaaaaccagaaaAGGATGAG CAGGCCCAGGTTAAAGAACGTAGACAGGAGCAGTGCCCAGCATCTGGAGGTCACGGTCGGAGACTTGACTGTAATTATCACAGACTTTAAGGAAAAAGTTAAATCCACATCTTCCTCAGTGAGCGCCGCCTCAGCAGACCAGCACAGCCAAAGTGGCTCAAGCTCCGACAACACGGAGCGAGGAGTCTCCAGGTGCTCCTCGCCCCGCGGGGAGACTTCATCGATTAACGGAGAGACTCACTAG
- the LOC122835258 gene encoding YY1-associated factor 2-like isoform X2, translated as MPKRLSLLPGRELELRPAGRWPSQTDFGHPWLKDFTKRKPRPVAQLVAQQVNQQFASPTHPKKEKKEKSEKDKSDKDTTLKKKNQKRMSRPRLKNVDRSSAQHLEVTVGDLTVIITDFKEKVKSTSSSVSAASADQHSQSGSSSDNTERGVSRCSSPRGETSSINGETH; from the exons ATGCCGAAAAGGTTGTCACTACTGCCAGGGAGAGAACTAGAACTAAGACCTGCAGGACGCTGGCCCTCGCAGACCGATTTTGGGCACCCCTGGCTTAAAGATTTCACAAAAAG AAAGCCACGACCCGTTGCTCAGCTTGTTGCACAGCAAGTAAATCAACAGTTCGCATCGCCGACGCATcccaaaaaagagaagaaagaaaaatcagagaagGACAAAAGTGACAAAGATAcaacactgaaaaagaaaaaccagaaaAGGATGAG CAGGCCCAGGTTAAAGAACGTAGACAGGAGCAGTGCCCAGCATCTGGAGGTCACGGTCGGAGACTTGACTGTAATTATCACAGACTTTAAGGAAAAAGTTAAATCCACATCTTCCTCAGTGAGCGCCGCCTCAGCAGACCAGCACAGCCAAAGTGGCTCAAGCTCCGACAACACGGAGCGAGGAGTCTCCAGGTGCTCCTCGCCCCGCGGGGAGACTTCATCGATTAACGGAGAGACTCACTAG
- the LOC122835258 gene encoding YY1-associated factor 2-like isoform X3, with the protein MFNLTSLEHLHSHGSLLGKPRPVAQLVAQQVNQQFASPTHPKKEKKEKSEKDKSDKDTTLKKKNQKRMSRPRLKNVDRSSAQHLEVTVGDLTVIITDFKEKVKSTSSSVSAASADQHSQSGSSSDNTERGVSRCSSPRGETSSINGETH; encoded by the exons ATGTTCAACTTGACATCTCTCGAACACCTGCACTCCCACGGCTCTCTGCTTGG AAAGCCACGACCCGTTGCTCAGCTTGTTGCACAGCAAGTAAATCAACAGTTCGCATCGCCGACGCATcccaaaaaagagaagaaagaaaaatcagagaagGACAAAAGTGACAAAGATAcaacactgaaaaagaaaaaccagaaaAGGATGAG CAGGCCCAGGTTAAAGAACGTAGACAGGAGCAGTGCCCAGCATCTGGAGGTCACGGTCGGAGACTTGACTGTAATTATCACAGACTTTAAGGAAAAAGTTAAATCCACATCTTCCTCAGTGAGCGCCGCCTCAGCAGACCAGCACAGCCAAAGTGGCTCAAGCTCCGACAACACGGAGCGAGGAGTCTCCAGGTGCTCCTCGCCCCGCGGGGAGACTTCATCGATTAACGGAGAGACTCACTAG